A single genomic interval of Dyella sp. GSA-30 harbors:
- a CDS encoding alpha-2-macroglobulin: MDLLRFLLLLPVRLVRGLFGLIGLILKPLIGNVSWSAPAWAPATAGAVRRRPLQSAGALIAVLLVGFGGWYGWQWYKNRPKPEEPVKIAITAHAPLLTDYTKQPIVISPLDIRFSKSAAPIEQVGKTVTTGISMQPVVKGQWSWVDDRNLRFVPAEDWPVGKHFEVRFDVPKAFAGHVLMADDHVEFDTVAFDMTVGRGEFYQDPQDATAKKTILPVDFNYPVDAAQFEKRIGLELNQPGSKGGDLKYTVTYDQYKLHAWIHSQPLALPSAAGAVAYTIDKGVRSSRGGDATADKKETSIAVPGLYSLAITSIEPTLVDNDKYEPEQVLLVDVSDNVRDSEVAGLTKAWVLPKRNPKYSDDEDAAPYEWQPSEISESLLKKSQPLKLELVPTENEYASLQSFKFHAEPGQRIYVRVEKGLKSFGGYLSGQATAQAITVPDYPKLLRFMADGSLLSMSGSKRISVVSRNLPGMRVEVGRVLPDQIQHLVSLNQGNYTKPELTYGFSEDHIVERYEVKRSFPKGDPGKAHYEGVDLGQYLKEGKRGVFMLHLSSYDAAAEAKREKAQKQAAADAEKGYAPDNAHEGDEATGDEPDGAADGDDSGEASEDTGVTPQDTRLVVVTDLGMLVKKAVDGSQDVFVQSIGNGQPVGGASVSVMAINGQTLYTQTTSADGVVHFPTFKGLDRDKKPTLYLVKKGDDLSFLPIGTYDRQLDFSRFDIGGERNAINQGQLSGYLFSDRGIYRPGDTFHIGLIVRAATWTRSVAGIPLQAEIVDPRGVAVKQIPLSMDASGFGELEYAPAETAPTGTWTVNLYIVKDGKANAQVCNTTVQVKEFLPDRMKVDAKLSQQVAEGWVKPDQLKGEVDAQNLFGTPAADRRVEASLTLRPAFPAFRSWPDYHFYDVKRAKEGYEENLQDGKTDDKGHAEFDLDLKKYADATYQLYFLAKAYEAEGGRNVAAATQTLVSSNEWLVGYKAEDNLDYVSRNASRTVHLVAIDPQAKSMVLGDLKAQLIERRYISVLTKQNSGVYKYESKLKEVPISEQPLTIPAGGSDYTLPTDKPGNYALVILRTDRKEVNRVEYSVAGDANVSRSLDRNAELQLNLSKKDYAQGESVEIAVRAPYAGSGLITIERDKVYAHAWFHADTTSSVQHITVPADFEGNGYINVQYIRDPSSDEIFMSPLSYGVVPFSVNLDARRNDIKVDAPAMVKPGQDVTLKLTSTQPTKAVIFAVDEGILQVARYKLGDPLKYFFRKRMLEVGTSQILDLILPDFEKLMAMAAPGGDADGAIGRQLNPFKRKRDKPVAYWSGIVDVDGEKEVTYHVPDYFNGKLRVMAVAVSPEKIGTFEGATTVRGDFVLSPNVPTTLAPGDEVEVSVGVANNLTGLGGKQVPVSVTLKTGPQLQLVGNATQSISLGEMREGVALFRVKATDQLGSGNLTFSAAYGDKSAKQSVDLSVRPAAAFRTTVGIGKVEAGNKADFTGVRKLYDAYAKRNVAMSNLPLVLAQGLTSYLVDFEHYCTEQILSSSMPALVFGQRPEFKQVLMASQNTGGKTQAESLASLYDALHTRQNGQGGFSLWTATPDGDAFLTDYAMHFMLEARDRGLAVPRDMFDAGNGFLKQIAADDSGDSIEALRQRAYAIYLLTRQGNVTTNYLASLQKRLSETQPKEWKDDLTAAWIAASYKLLKQDKLAGQMLAGPLKMLSSEGSREPWSYHYYYDPLTRDSITLYLLAKHFPDQLKSLPPQAFENIVRPLQNGWFNTYSSSMTILALDAYADQAQGEVAKLDIAAVKADGNVRSIGKVEGMLQNGSWTPSDARLRFTNGTTLPAWYVVSQGGYDRDAPTKAEREGVEITRDYTDTNGKALDQVTIGQEIDVHLKIRSTTNVSVGDLAIVDLLPGGFEPVIQPPPPVADQQAADDSENDQGGDSTVAASAWRSPIGVGQSSWTLQYADVREDRVVLYGEATPNVGEFVYRIKATNAGKFIVPPAFGESLYDRKIQARAPGGAILTVVRKP, from the coding sequence ATGGATCTGCTGCGGTTTTTGCTGTTGTTGCCTGTGCGCCTCGTGCGCGGCCTGTTTGGCCTTATCGGCTTGATACTCAAGCCGCTGATCGGCAACGTGTCCTGGTCCGCGCCCGCCTGGGCGCCGGCGACAGCCGGCGCCGTGCGTCGCCGGCCGCTGCAGTCGGCAGGAGCGCTGATTGCCGTGCTGCTGGTGGGCTTTGGCGGCTGGTACGGGTGGCAGTGGTACAAGAACCGGCCCAAGCCCGAGGAACCGGTCAAGATCGCGATCACTGCGCATGCGCCGCTGCTGACCGACTACACCAAGCAGCCGATCGTCATCTCGCCGCTGGATATACGCTTCTCCAAGTCTGCCGCGCCGATCGAGCAGGTCGGCAAGACGGTGACGACGGGCATCAGCATGCAACCTGTCGTCAAAGGTCAATGGAGCTGGGTCGACGATCGAAACCTGCGCTTCGTTCCCGCCGAAGACTGGCCGGTCGGCAAACATTTCGAGGTCCGCTTTGACGTACCCAAGGCGTTTGCCGGTCATGTATTGATGGCAGACGACCACGTGGAGTTCGACACCGTGGCGTTCGACATGACCGTGGGTCGTGGCGAGTTCTATCAGGATCCCCAGGACGCCACCGCCAAGAAAACCATTCTGCCGGTGGATTTCAATTACCCGGTGGATGCTGCGCAGTTTGAAAAGCGCATCGGGCTGGAGTTGAACCAGCCAGGTAGCAAGGGCGGCGATCTGAAGTACACCGTCACCTACGATCAATACAAGCTGCACGCCTGGATTCATTCGCAGCCGCTGGCCTTGCCGAGCGCTGCCGGCGCAGTGGCTTACACGATCGACAAGGGCGTGCGCAGTTCGCGTGGTGGCGACGCTACGGCCGACAAGAAAGAGACCAGCATCGCGGTGCCGGGCCTGTACAGCCTTGCCATCACCAGTATCGAACCGACCTTGGTCGACAACGACAAGTACGAGCCCGAGCAGGTGCTGTTGGTCGATGTCAGCGACAACGTGCGCGACAGCGAAGTCGCCGGCCTGACCAAGGCCTGGGTGCTGCCCAAGCGCAATCCGAAGTACAGCGATGACGAAGATGCGGCACCGTATGAGTGGCAGCCGTCGGAAATCAGCGAATCGCTGTTGAAAAAATCCCAGCCGCTGAAGCTGGAGCTGGTGCCGACGGAAAACGAATACGCGTCGCTGCAAAGCTTCAAGTTTCACGCCGAACCCGGCCAGCGCATTTATGTGCGTGTCGAAAAAGGGTTGAAATCGTTCGGCGGCTATCTGTCGGGGCAGGCGACGGCGCAAGCCATCACCGTGCCTGACTATCCGAAGCTGCTGCGCTTCATGGCGGACGGTTCGTTGCTGTCGATGAGCGGCAGCAAGCGCATTTCGGTCGTGTCGCGCAATCTGCCCGGTATGCGTGTGGAAGTCGGCCGCGTGCTGCCCGATCAGATCCAGCATCTGGTCAGCCTCAACCAGGGCAACTACACCAAGCCCGAGCTGACCTATGGCTTCAGCGAAGACCATATCGTTGAGCGTTACGAGGTGAAGCGCAGCTTCCCCAAGGGCGATCCGGGCAAGGCACATTACGAAGGCGTGGACCTCGGCCAATATCTGAAGGAAGGCAAGCGCGGCGTGTTCATGCTGCATCTGTCTTCCTACGATGCCGCGGCCGAAGCCAAGCGCGAAAAGGCACAGAAGCAGGCCGCGGCGGATGCCGAAAAAGGTTATGCGCCAGATAACGCCCATGAAGGCGATGAGGCAACCGGTGATGAACCCGATGGTGCCGCCGATGGCGATGACAGTGGCGAGGCGAGTGAGGACACCGGCGTAACGCCGCAGGACACCCGTCTGGTCGTCGTCACCGATCTGGGCATGTTGGTAAAGAAGGCTGTCGATGGCAGCCAGGACGTGTTTGTGCAGTCGATCGGCAATGGTCAGCCGGTTGGTGGCGCCAGCGTTTCGGTGATGGCGATCAACGGCCAGACGCTTTATACGCAGACCACCAGCGCCGACGGCGTTGTGCATTTTCCAACCTTCAAGGGTCTGGACCGCGACAAGAAGCCGACGCTGTACCTGGTCAAGAAAGGCGATGACCTGTCGTTCCTGCCGATCGGCACCTATGATCGTCAGCTCGACTTCTCGCGCTTCGATATCGGCGGCGAGCGCAATGCGATCAACCAGGGTCAGTTGTCGGGCTATCTGTTCTCCGATCGCGGTATCTATCGCCCGGGCGATACCTTCCACATCGGTCTGATCGTTCGTGCAGCGACGTGGACGCGTAGCGTTGCGGGTATTCCGTTGCAGGCGGAAATCGTCGACCCGCGCGGCGTGGCGGTGAAGCAGATCCCGCTGTCGATGGATGCGTCCGGCTTCGGCGAACTGGAATACGCGCCGGCTGAAACCGCACCGACCGGTACCTGGACGGTCAATCTCTACATCGTCAAGGACGGCAAGGCGAACGCGCAGGTCTGCAACACCACCGTGCAGGTCAAGGAGTTCCTCCCCGATCGCATGAAGGTCGACGCAAAGCTGTCGCAGCAGGTGGCCGAAGGCTGGGTCAAGCCGGATCAATTGAAGGGTGAGGTTGACGCGCAGAACTTGTTCGGTACGCCTGCCGCCGATCGTCGTGTCGAGGCGTCGTTGACACTGCGTCCGGCTTTCCCGGCCTTCCGTAGCTGGCCCGACTATCACTTCTATGATGTGAAGCGCGCGAAGGAAGGTTACGAAGAGAATCTTCAGGACGGCAAGACCGACGACAAGGGCCATGCCGAGTTCGATCTCGATCTGAAAAAATACGCCGACGCGACCTACCAGCTGTATTTCCTGGCCAAGGCGTACGAGGCCGAAGGCGGCCGCAATGTCGCCGCTGCGACGCAGACCCTGGTGTCGAGCAACGAATGGCTGGTTGGCTACAAGGCAGAGGACAACCTCGATTACGTCAGCCGTAATGCCAGCCGTACGGTGCACCTGGTCGCGATCGACCCGCAGGCCAAGTCGATGGTCTTGGGCGATCTGAAAGCCCAGTTGATCGAGCGCCGTTACATCTCCGTGCTGACCAAACAGAACTCGGGCGTCTACAAGTACGAGTCCAAGCTCAAGGAAGTACCGATCAGCGAACAGCCGCTGACCATTCCCGCCGGTGGCTCCGACTACACTCTGCCGACGGACAAGCCAGGCAATTATGCGCTGGTAATCCTTCGTACGGACCGAAAGGAAGTAAACCGAGTCGAATACAGCGTGGCGGGCGACGCCAATGTGTCGCGTTCGCTCGACCGCAATGCCGAGTTGCAGCTCAATCTCAGCAAGAAGGACTATGCACAGGGCGAGTCGGTTGAGATCGCGGTGCGCGCACCGTATGCCGGTAGCGGCCTGATCACCATCGAGCGTGACAAGGTCTATGCGCATGCATGGTTCCATGCCGATACCACCAGCTCGGTCCAGCACATCACGGTGCCAGCGGATTTCGAAGGCAACGGTTACATCAACGTGCAGTACATCCGCGATCCGTCGTCGGATGAAATCTTCATGAGCCCGCTGAGCTACGGCGTGGTGCCGTTCTCGGTCAACCTCGATGCCCGCCGCAACGACATCAAGGTCGATGCGCCGGCCATGGTGAAGCCGGGGCAGGACGTCACCTTGAAGCTGACCTCGACCCAGCCGACCAAAGCGGTGATCTTCGCCGTGGACGAAGGCATCCTGCAGGTCGCGCGCTACAAGCTGGGCGATCCGCTGAAGTACTTCTTTCGCAAGCGCATGCTGGAAGTGGGCACCTCGCAGATTCTCGACCTGATCCTGCCGGACTTCGAGAAACTGATGGCGATGGCCGCGCCGGGCGGCGATGCGGATGGTGCGATCGGTCGTCAGCTGAACCCGTTCAAGCGCAAACGCGACAAGCCAGTGGCCTACTGGTCCGGCATCGTCGATGTCGATGGCGAGAAGGAGGTGACCTATCACGTGCCCGATTACTTCAACGGCAAGCTGCGTGTGATGGCCGTGGCGGTCTCGCCAGAAAAGATCGGTACCTTCGAAGGCGCCACTACGGTGCGCGGCGACTTCGTGCTGTCGCCGAACGTGCCGACCACATTGGCACCAGGCGACGAAGTCGAAGTAAGCGTCGGCGTGGCAAACAATCTCACCGGGCTGGGCGGCAAGCAGGTGCCGGTATCGGTGACCTTGAAGACCGGCCCGCAATTGCAGTTGGTCGGCAATGCGACGCAGAGCATCAGTCTGGGCGAAATGCGCGAAGGCGTGGCGCTGTTCCGGGTCAAGGCGACCGATCAGCTGGGCTCGGGCAACCTGACCTTCAGTGCGGCCTACGGTGACAAGTCGGCCAAGCAGAGCGTTGACCTTTCGGTACGTCCGGCGGCCGCGTTCCGCACCACAGTCGGCATCGGCAAGGTCGAAGCGGGCAACAAGGCGGATTTCACGGGCGTGCGCAAGTTGTACGACGCCTATGCCAAACGCAATGTGGCGATGTCGAACCTGCCGCTCGTGCTGGCCCAGGGCCTGACGTCCTATCTGGTCGATTTCGAGCACTACTGCACCGAGCAGATACTCAGCAGCTCGATGCCGGCGCTGGTATTTGGACAGCGCCCGGAGTTCAAGCAGGTGCTGATGGCGTCGCAGAACACTGGTGGCAAGACGCAAGCGGAGTCGTTGGCGAGCCTGTACGACGCACTGCATACGCGCCAGAACGGGCAGGGTGGCTTCAGCCTGTGGACCGCGACGCCGGACGGCGATGCCTTCCTGACCGACTACGCGATGCACTTCATGCTCGAAGCGCGCGACCGTGGTCTGGCCGTGCCGCGCGATATGTTCGACGCCGGCAATGGTTTCCTGAAGCAGATCGCTGCCGACGATAGTGGCGACTCGATCGAAGCCTTGCGCCAGCGTGCCTATGCCATCTATCTGCTGACTCGCCAGGGCAACGTCACCACCAACTATCTGGCGTCGTTGCAGAAGCGCCTGAGCGAAACACAGCCGAAGGAATGGAAGGACGATCTGACGGCGGCGTGGATTGCTGCATCCTACAAGTTGCTCAAGCAGGACAAGCTGGCTGGCCAGATGCTTGCCGGTCCGTTGAAGATGCTGTCTAGCGAAGGCAGTCGCGAGCCCTGGAGTTATCACTACTACTACGATCCGCTGACCCGCGATTCGATCACGCTCTATCTGCTGGCCAAGCATTTCCCCGACCAGCTCAAGAGCCTGCCGCCGCAAGCGTTCGAGAACATCGTGCGTCCGCTGCAGAACGGGTGGTTCAATACCTATTCCTCGTCGATGACGATCCTTGCACTCGATGCCTATGCCGATCAGGCGCAAGGCGAAGTGGCGAAGCTGGATATCGCTGCGGTCAAGGCCGATGGCAACGTAAGATCCATCGGCAAGGTCGAGGGCATGCTGCAGAACGGTAGCTGGACACCGTCCGATGCACGCCTGCGCTTCACCAACGGCACCACCTTGCCGGCATGGTATGTGGTCAGTCAGGGTGGCTACGATCGTGACGCCCCGACCAAGGCCGAGCGTGAGGGCGTGGAGATCACCCGCGACTACACCGACACCAACGGCAAGGCGCTGGATCAGGTGACCATCGGTCAGGAAATCGACGTTCATCTGAAGATCCGTTCCACCACCAACGTCTCCGTTGGCGACTTGGCCATTGTCGACCTGCTGCCGGGCGGCTTCGAGCCGGTCATCCAGCCGCCACCGCCCGTCGCCGATCAACAGGCCGCGGACGACAGCGAAAACGACCAGGGCGGTGACAGCACCGTCGCGGCCAGCGCATGGCGTTCGCCGATCGGCGTGGGTCAATCGAGCTGGACCTTGCAATACGCGGACGTGCGCGAAGACCGCGTCGTGCTCTATGGCGAGGCCACACCCAATGTGGGCGAGTTCGTCTATCGCATCAAGGCGACCAATGCGGGCAAGTTCATCGTGCCGCCGGCCTTTGGCGAGTCCTTGTACGACCGCAAGATTCAGGCACGCGCACCCGGTGGCGCCATCCTGACCGTCGTACGCAAACCGTAA
- the galU gene encoding UTP--glucose-1-phosphate uridylyltransferase GalU — protein sequence MSKPLRKVVFPVAGLGTRFLPATKVVAKEMLPVLDRPLIQYAVDEAVDAGADTLVFVTNRYKHAIADYFDKAYELEAKLEEKGKDELLALVQGTLPRHVRAIFVTQPEALGLGHAVLCAKPVVGDEPFGIILPDDLIWNKGKGALRQMAELAQAQGAGVIAVEEVPQNDTDKYGIVDATPIDERSAQIRHMVEKPKPADAPSNLAVVGRYVLPGRIFQLLEQTTPGAGGEIQLTDAIDALLKEQGKVLAYRFEGTRFDCGNKAGLVRATMHMAMQDPKLAPTVRDFIKAL from the coding sequence GTGAGCAAGCCGTTGCGTAAGGTGGTTTTTCCCGTTGCTGGTTTGGGAACACGCTTTTTGCCCGCGACCAAGGTTGTCGCCAAGGAAATGCTTCCGGTACTGGATCGCCCGTTGATTCAGTACGCCGTCGACGAGGCTGTCGACGCCGGCGCCGATACGCTGGTGTTTGTCACCAATCGTTATAAACACGCCATTGCCGATTATTTCGACAAGGCCTACGAGCTGGAAGCGAAGCTCGAAGAGAAAGGCAAGGACGAACTGCTTGCGCTGGTGCAGGGCACCTTGCCGCGGCACGTTCGCGCGATCTTCGTCACGCAGCCGGAGGCCCTCGGCCTCGGGCATGCGGTGCTGTGCGCCAAGCCGGTAGTGGGCGATGAGCCGTTCGGCATCATCCTGCCCGACGACCTGATCTGGAATAAGGGCAAGGGCGCACTGCGCCAGATGGCCGAGCTTGCGCAGGCACAGGGTGCCGGTGTGATCGCGGTGGAAGAAGTACCGCAGAACGACACCGACAAGTACGGCATCGTCGACGCCACGCCGATCGACGAGCGCAGTGCGCAGATCCGCCATATGGTGGAAAAGCCCAAGCCTGCCGACGCGCCGTCGAACCTGGCCGTGGTCGGCCGTTATGTATTGCCCGGGCGCATCTTCCAGTTGCTGGAGCAGACCACGCCTGGTGCCGGTGGCGAGATTCAGCTGACCGATGCCATCGATGCGTTGCTGAAGGAGCAGGGCAAGGTCCTGGCCTACCGCTTCGAAGGTACGCGTTTCGACTGCGGCAACAAAGCCGGCCTGGTGCGCGCCACCATGCATATGGCAATGCAGGACCCCAAGCTCGCGCCGACCGTGCGCGACTTCATTAAAGCGCTCTGA
- a CDS encoding nucleoside-diphosphate sugar epimerase/dehydratase, whose amino-acid sequence MSLRKLIGVIHPRTAVVLHDLLMAALAWWIAKTLRYDLINDGNYAFHPLEFPLVLLVQAAVLSWTGLYRGVWRFASLPDLWNILRATIIGALAIGLALFLYNRLNDVPRSVLLLYPVVLSILLGAPRLAYRFWKDSRLDMFPAEGAQRVLIVGADRAGEALSRDLHRDARFNVVGFVDDKESLRGASINGRPVLGRIDQLPELTREAAVQMLLIAMPGATTTEMRRIVELCDLTGLPYRTVPKLEDVVAGRAQFNEIKEVAIEDLLGRDPVELDWTAIRETLTGRRVLVTGGGGSIGSELCRQVARLGAHSLAVVDHSEFNLYQISQELRAEYPELIFEGILADAGDAAAMRKLFSENQPQVVFHAAAYKHVPMLQGQLRQAFRNNVLVTRNIADLADQHKVECFVLISTDKAVNPTSVMGACKRIAEIWCQNLNAKSNTRYITVRFGNVLDSAGSVVPLFRQQIRNGGPVTITHPEISRYFMTIPEACQLILQAASLGHGGEIFALDMGEPVKIRDLAEQMIRLAGKKPGTEVPIVYTGLRSGEKLFEELFHPLENYSATTHAKIFLAQHRQVSWDLLQVQLTKATDATIAFDEENLRACVSGLLPSFRWSDIGQPENVVSIRRVESGEK is encoded by the coding sequence ATGTCGTTACGTAAATTAATCGGTGTCATTCATCCACGTACGGCGGTCGTGCTGCACGATCTGCTGATGGCCGCATTGGCCTGGTGGATCGCAAAGACACTGCGCTACGACCTGATCAATGACGGGAACTACGCCTTTCATCCATTGGAGTTTCCGCTGGTGCTGCTGGTGCAGGCGGCGGTGCTTAGCTGGACCGGTCTTTATCGTGGCGTGTGGCGTTTCGCCAGCTTGCCCGATCTGTGGAATATTCTGAGAGCAACCATCATTGGCGCATTGGCCATCGGCCTGGCGTTGTTCTTATATAACCGCCTCAACGACGTTCCGCGCTCGGTGCTTCTGTTGTATCCGGTGGTGCTGTCGATTTTGCTCGGTGCGCCCCGACTCGCTTACCGCTTCTGGAAGGACAGTCGCCTGGACATGTTTCCGGCCGAAGGTGCGCAGCGCGTATTGATCGTGGGTGCCGACCGGGCGGGTGAGGCGCTCTCGCGCGACCTGCATCGCGATGCGCGTTTCAATGTGGTCGGTTTTGTCGACGACAAGGAAAGCCTGCGTGGCGCCAGCATCAATGGACGTCCCGTCTTGGGCCGTATCGATCAGTTGCCGGAGTTGACCCGCGAAGCGGCGGTGCAGATGCTGCTGATCGCCATGCCTGGCGCGACCACCACGGAAATGCGCCGCATCGTGGAGCTGTGCGATCTCACCGGCTTGCCGTACCGCACCGTTCCCAAGCTGGAGGACGTCGTCGCCGGTCGCGCGCAGTTCAACGAGATCAAGGAAGTGGCCATCGAAGATCTGCTTGGCCGCGATCCGGTCGAGTTGGATTGGACGGCTATTCGCGAAACACTGACGGGTCGCCGTGTGCTGGTGACGGGCGGCGGTGGTTCGATCGGTTCGGAGCTGTGCCGACAAGTGGCACGCCTGGGCGCGCATTCGCTGGCAGTCGTCGATCACAGCGAATTCAATCTCTATCAAATTTCTCAGGAACTGCGCGCGGAATATCCCGAGCTGATTTTCGAGGGCATCCTGGCCGATGCCGGCGATGCGGCTGCCATGCGCAAGTTGTTTTCTGAAAATCAGCCGCAGGTAGTTTTCCACGCGGCAGCCTATAAGCACGTGCCTATGCTGCAAGGTCAGTTGCGTCAGGCCTTCCGCAACAACGTACTGGTTACGCGCAACATCGCCGACCTGGCCGATCAGCACAAGGTCGAATGCTTCGTATTGATCTCGACGGACAAGGCGGTCAACCCGACCAGCGTCATGGGCGCCTGCAAGCGCATCGCCGAAATCTGGTGCCAGAATCTCAACGCCAAGTCGAATACGCGCTATATCACAGTGCGTTTCGGCAACGTACTGGATTCGGCCGGCTCGGTCGTGCCGCTGTTCCGCCAGCAGATTCGTAATGGCGGGCCGGTGACCATCACGCACCCGGAGATCTCGCGTTACTTCATGACCATTCCCGAAGCCTGCCAGCTGATTCTGCAGGCGGCGAGTCTGGGGCATGGCGGCGAGATCTTCGCGCTCGACATGGGCGAGCCGGTGAAGATTCGCGATCTCGCCGAGCAGATGATTCGTCTGGCCGGCAAGAAACCGGGCACCGAAGTGCCGATCGTTTATACCGGCTTACGTTCGGGTGAGAAGCTGTTCGAAGAGCTGTTTCATCCGTTGGAAAACTATAGCGCCACCACGCACGCAAAGATCTTCCTGGCACAGCATCGTCAGGTCTCGTGGGATCTGTTGCAGGTTCAGCTGACCAAGGCGACGGACGCTACCATTGCCTTCGACGAAGAAAATCTTCGTGCGTGTGTCTCCGGCTTGTTGCCTTCGTTCCGCTGGAGCGATATCGGCCAGCCGGAAAACGTGGTGTCGATTCGTCGCGTTGAATCTGGAGAGAAGTGA